A region of Rhodamnia argentea isolate NSW1041297 chromosome 9, ASM2092103v1, whole genome shotgun sequence DNA encodes the following proteins:
- the LOC115737017 gene encoding protein NRT1/ PTR FAMILY 6.3, whose amino-acid sequence MSLPEAQGDKTLPDAWDYKGRPADRSRTGGWTSAAMILGGEACERLTTLGVAVNLVTYLTGTMHLGNATSANIVTNFFGTSFMLCLLGGFVADTFLGRYLTIAIFATIQATGVTILAISTIIPSLRPPKCTPNTDQLCAPATATQLTVLYAALYTLALGTGGLKSSVSGFGSDQFDESDPKERSQMINFFNWFFFFISIGSLAAVTVLVYIQDNLGRPWGYGICACAIVIGLVVFVSGTRRYRFKKLVGSPLTQIASVYVAAWRKRRSDLPSDPSLLFNVDDLPGDGNAMKKKKKQKLPHSKQFRFLDKAAIRPSEMPDGTAVANKWYLSTLTDVEEVKLVLRMLPVWATTIMFWTVYAQMTTFSVSQATTMDRHIGGSFQIPAASLTAFFVGSILLTVPFYDRVIVPSAQRLLKNPHGLTPLQRIGVGLALSVLAMLAAALTEIKRLRAAQTHGVTGDPNDAIPMSVFWLVPQFFFVGSGEAFTYIGQLDFFLRECPKGMKTMSTGLFLSTLSLGFFVSSLLVTIVHKVTGHKKPWLADNLNRGKLSDFYWLLAILSALNFLIFLVCAKWYVYKDKRLAEEGIELEDEEPTCHA is encoded by the exons ATGTCTCTCCCCGAAGCACAAGGCGACAAGACCCTCCCCGATGCCTGGGACTACAAGGGCCGCCCGGCCGATCGGTCCCGCACCGGCGGCTGGACTAGCGCTGCCATGATCTTAG GAGGAGAGGCCTGTGAGAGGCTAACGACGCTTGGGGTAGCCGTGAATCTGGTGACGTACTTGACCGGGACGATGCACTTGGGCAATGCCACCTCCGCCAACATCGTCACCAACTTCTTCGGCACTTCCTTCATGCTCTGCCTCCTCGGCGGCTTTGTCGCAGACACCTTCCTCGGCCG GTACCTCACCATAGCCATTTTCGCAACAATTCAAGCAACA GGTGTGACAATCCTGGCGATATCAACCATAATCCCGAGCTTGAGGCCCCCGAAGTGCACCCCCAACACCGACCAGCTGTGCGCGCCGGCGACTGCCACGCAGCTGACGGTTCTCTACGCGGCGCTCTACACGCTGGCCCTCGGGACCGGCGGCCTCAAGTCGAGCGTGTCCGGGTTCGGGTCTGACCAGTTCGACGAGTCGGACCCGAAGGAGCGGTCCCAGATGATCAACTTCTTCAactggttcttcttcttcatcagcatCGGCTCGCTCGCCGCCGTCACCGTCCTCGTCTACATACAGGACAACCTGGGGCGGCCGTGGGGCTACGGGATCTGCGCCTGCGCCATCGTCATCGGGCTGGTCGTGTTCGTGTCCGGGACGAGGAGGTACAGGTTCAAGAAGCTCGTGGGGAGCCCGCTGACGCAGATCGCCTCCGTGTACGTCGCGGCCTGGAGGAAGAGGCGGTCGGACTTGCCGTCGGACCCCTCGCTGCTCTTCAACGTGGATGATCTGCCGGGCGATGGGAAtgcgatgaagaagaagaagaagcagaagctgCCTCACAGCAAGCAGTTCAG ATTCTTGGACAAGGCAGCGATCAGACCGTCGGAAATGCCCGACGGCACCGCCGTGGCGAATAAATGGTACCTGTCGACACTAACCGATGTGGAAGAAGTGAAGTTGGTCCTGAGGATGTTGCCCGTTTGGGCCACCACCATCATGTTCTGGACCGTCTACGCCCAGATGACCACCTTCTCCGTCTCCCAAGCGACCACCATGGACCGCCACATCGGCGGGTCGTTCCAGATCCCTGCCGCCTCCCTGACCGCCTTCTTCGTCGGCAGCATCCTCCTCACCGTGCCCTTCTACGACCGGGTCATCGTCCCTTCGGCCCAGCGGCTGCTCAAGAACCCGCACGGGCTGACCCCACTGCAGAGGATCGGGGTCGGCCTGGCGCTCTCGGTGCTGGCGATGTTGGCCGCCGCCCTCACCGAGATCAAGCGGCTGCGGGCCGCACAGACGCACGGCGTGACAGGGGACCCAAACGACGCGATCCCAATGAGCGTGTTCTGGCTGGTGCCGCAGTTTTTCTTCGTGGGTTCTGGCGAGGCCTTCACCTACATCGGGCAGCTGGACTTCTTCCTGAGGGAGTGCCCGAAAGGGATGAAGACCATGAGCACGGGGCTGTTCCTGAGCACCCTGTCATTAGGGTTCTTCGTCAGCTCGCTCCTGGTCACCATAGTCCACAAGGTGACCGGGCACAAGAAGCCATGGCTGGCTGATAATCTCAACCGAGGGAAGCTGTCCGATTTCTACTGGCTCCTGGCGATCCTGAGCGCACTCAACTTCTTGATTTTCTTGGTCTGCGCCAAATGGTACGTTTACAAAGACAAGAGGCTGGCCGAGGAAGGGATTGAGCTTGAAGACGAAGAACCTACTTGCCATGCATGA